A window of Candidatus Dojkabacteria bacterium contains these coding sequences:
- a CDS encoding helix-turn-helix domain-containing protein, producing MDISNIFRGLGLDEEHAKIYVASLEWGETSITNLAERAGIPRTTAYPFVEELVALGILKKSLKHGKKNYVPAEPEFLGELLERKSKEIQNLSSELNEKMDSIQLFMRKGENKPRLTYLEGADGIKQAYEMSFEAEKLGEEVWIQCLTEDYKGVVDGGFFDSYFKRFFASKIKSKEILTAGDEEYAAKWGSEKNLQLLVDVGDRPTETDFMVYGNKVIFVSFNKEAPYALVVEDKEIAYCVKNLYSLAWRSAAVSDPRVKRGERVRTEF from the coding sequence ATGGATATATCCAATATATTTAGAGGCTTAGGCCTCGATGAAGAGCATGCAAAAATTTATGTAGCCAGCTTAGAGTGGGGCGAGACGTCGATCACCAACCTAGCTGAAAGAGCCGGTATACCGAGGACTACAGCCTATCCATTTGTGGAGGAGCTTGTAGCCTTGGGGATTCTAAAAAAATCATTAAAACATGGGAAAAAGAACTATGTGCCGGCTGAACCTGAATTTCTAGGTGAGCTTCTGGAAAGGAAGTCGAAAGAGATTCAGAACTTAAGTTCAGAATTAAATGAAAAAATGGACAGCATTCAATTATTTATGCGCAAAGGCGAAAATAAGCCACGCCTGACCTACCTGGAAGGTGCAGATGGGATCAAGCAGGCATATGAGATGAGCTTTGAAGCCGAGAAATTAGGCGAAGAGGTATGGATTCAGTGTCTGACAGAGGATTACAAGGGTGTGGTAGACGGTGGATTCTTCGATAGCTATTTTAAGCGATTCTTTGCCTCAAAGATTAAGTCGAAGGAGATTTTGACAGCCGGAGATGAGGAGTACGCAGCTAAATGGGGCTCAGAGAAAAATCTACAGCTACTGGTGGATGTAGGGGATAGGCCTACAGAAACGGATTTTATGGTCTACGGCAACAAAGTGATTTTCGTATCTTTTAACAAGGAGGCACCGTATGCGCTTGTAGTAGAGGATAAAGAGATTGCCTACTGTGTGAAGAATCTCTACAGTCTTGCTTGGAGAAGTGCGGCAGTCAGCGATCCAAGGGTAAAGAGAGGGGAGAGGGTGAGGACGGAGTTTTAG
- a CDS encoding potassium channel family protein, whose protein sequence is MGKVKGTDVGIVLGVVVFFILLGTFVYPILEGWTYIQSFYFSVTTLATVGYGDLHPTTEVSRIFTTFYILIGVTMAVSSFSFLGSRRLDRRVEKKVRKKQV, encoded by the coding sequence ATGGGCAAGGTAAAAGGCACAGATGTTGGGATCGTTTTAGGGGTTGTTGTATTCTTTATCCTGCTGGGGACTTTTGTGTACCCGATACTTGAAGGTTGGACATATATCCAGTCGTTTTATTTCTCCGTAACTACACTTGCGACCGTTGGGTATGGAGATCTCCATCCAACTACTGAGGTTTCAAGGATTTTTACCACTTTCTATATACTGATCGGCGTGACAATGGCGGTATCATCATTCAGCTTCTTAGGGTCGAGAAGGCTGGATAGGCGGGTGGAGAAAAAAGTCAGGAAAAAGCAGGTTTGA